In the genome of Streptomyces sp. P3, the window GGAGATCCGCGCGAAGGGCCTGGACGCTCCGCAGCGTCGTCAGCTGCACTTCTCGGCGCCCACGGTGGACGGCGAGGGCGGCACGATCGAGGGTGACTTCGAGAGCGACGACGACGAGCCGGTCCGTTCCGCGGCCGACGGTCTCACGCGCGCGGAGCGCCGTAAGCAGGCGAAGGCCGGGCGGCGTCGCAAGAAGTAGGGGAGCGCACAGTCGCTGGGACGGCTGTGCGGCGGTTTGAGGGCCGGGTCACCTGTGGGTGGCCCGGCCCTCGCGTGTGCCGAGGGCCTTGCGGCCTCTCTCAGGGGCGGTGACGGGCACGATGCGGGCGGCTTAGGGCGGCTTAGGGCGGCTTAGGGCGGCTTCGGGCGGCCCGGCAGCGCCCGTCCCGCCGCTCGCAAGTGCCGAGGGCGGGGGTCCGGGGCCGTTCAGTCGTTGCGGGTGGGGGGCCTGCGGGGGCCGTCGAGTTCCACGGCGGTGCAGCGCCAGCGGCGGTCCGTGCCGAGTTCCAGGCGGAAGGCCATCGCGCGCAGGCGGTCGCCGGCGCCGATGCGGGCGAAGGCCTCGATGGCGCCGGGGCGTGGCACGTAGTAGCCGATGTCGCGGACGACGGCACGGACGCCGTGGGCGGTGCGCAGGGGGCCGCGTTCGGCGAGGTGGGCGAGGTCGTCGTAGGCGCGGCCGAGGGTGTGCCGGAGCATGAAGTGGACGGGGCGGCGGCCGGTCAGGACGGCGAGCAGGCGGTCCGCGAAGAGGTCGGTGGGGCGGGGCTGGGTGAGAGGCCGACGGGGGGTCCGGGTGGGCGCGGCGGGGGCCGCGGGTGCGGCGAGGGAGGCGGGTGCGGCCGGGTGGTCGTGTCCTGGGCGTGGACGACTGCGTGCGGCCTGTCCGGTGGCCGGACGGTTCTCGGTCGGTCGGCCGGTCCCTGGACGGTTGTTTCCT includes:
- a CDS encoding Rv3235 family protein, whose translation is MDKVMTRTQHHPGTRPPGARPPGRRDIRRPAGAPPRTPDGGAPRTAPPRTPAGHRPPVPAIPGSPARPADGSPAGNNRPGTGRPTENRPATGQAARSRPRPGHDHPAAPASLAAPAAPAAPTRTPRRPLTQPRPTDLFADRLLAVLTGRRPVHFMLRHTLGRAYDDLAHLAERGPLRTAHGVRAVVRDIGYYVPRPGAIEAFARIGAGDRLRAMAFRLELGTDRRWRCTAVELDGPRRPPTRND